One part of the Solea solea chromosome 16, fSolSol10.1, whole genome shotgun sequence genome encodes these proteins:
- the cd2bp2 gene encoding CD2 antigen cytoplasmic tail-binding protein 2 has product MSKRKVRFEDGSEELDLEEDPPNKKSCEVVSGPGSRFKGKHSLDSDEEDEGEGTNSSKYDILDSDDVDGQEGATIDYDEGVSITPFNLKEEMEEGHFDSEGNYFIKKEQQIRDNWLDNIDWVKVKEQPIKKKKRGLAAKRTRRTGDEDEAEEEKKREEQQADEEMEEEEEEAEPAEDPLASYTQHQLTEAVVELMLPGETVAAALRRLGGLGGRKKGKLREGSEPTEEAKRDTEKLDRLTALADRLVGSGMFEIYQQTYEKLAYLMKSMTSKRRAVEQKSSNGAGDDGKDDGEEDELDMFADKFDETHGKKNEDEGDERVTDGVLWEYRWENKDGSEIYGPFTSEQMQNWVDEGYFSSGVYCRRVDQEGSQFYNSKRLDFELYT; this is encoded by the exons ATGTCGAAAAGGAAAGTCAGGTTTGAGGACGGGAGCGAGGAACTTGACTTGGAAGAAGATCCCCCCAATAAAAAG AGCTGTGAGGTTGTGAGTGGACCGGGCTCCAGATTCAAGGGTAAACACTCGCTTGATAGTGATGAAGAGGACGAAGGTGAAGGCACAAACAGTAGCAAATATGATATTCTGGACAGCGATGATGTGGATG GACAAGAAGGAGCAACTATCGACTATGATGAGGGAGTTTCTATTACACCTTTCAACCTGAAAGAGGAGATGGAAGAGGGACACTTTGACTCAGAGGGAAACTATTTCATCAAAAAGGAACAACAGATAAGAGACAATTGGCTCGACAACATTGACTGG GTGAAAGTAAAAGAACAGcctattaagaaaaaaaagagaggtcTTGCTGCAAAAAGGACACGCAGAACCGGTGATGAGGATGAGgctgaggaagagaaaaagagagaagagcagcaggcagatgaggaaatggaggaagaggaggaagaagcagaGCCTGCTGAGGACCCACTTGCTTCTTACACTCAGCACCAACTCACAGAAGCTGTGGTTGAGCTGATGCTTCCTGGAGAGACGGTTGCTGCAGCGCTCCGGCGGCTGGGAGGTCTTGGAGGGAGGAAGAAGGGAAAGCTGAGGGAAGGGAGTGAGCCGACAGAGGAGGCCAAAAGGGACACGGAAAAGCTTGATAGGCTCACAGCACTCGCCGACAGACTGGTTGGATCTGGGATGTTTGAAATCTATCAGCAAACCTATGAAAAACTGGCCTATTTGATGAAGAGCATGACCAGCAAGAGACGAGCTGTGGAGCAGAAATCCAGCAACGGTGCTGGCGATGATGGCAAAGATGACGGAGAAGAAGATGAACTTGATATGTTCGCAGATAAATTTGACGAGACACATGGGAAGAAAAATGAGGATGAAGGAGACGAAAGAG TGACTGATGGGGTCTTGTGGGAGTACAGATGGGAAAATAAGGATGGTTCAGAAATCTATGGCCCCTTCACCAGCGAGCAGATGCAG AATTGGGTGGACGAGGGCTATTTCAGCAGCGGTGTTTACTGCAGGAGGGTGGACCAGGAGGGATCTCAGTTCTACAACTCCAAGAGACTAGACTTTGAACTCTACACGTGA
- the prr14 gene encoding uncharacterized protein prr14 isoform X1, which translates to MLTHSSDLLPQIVCPMDEDAIPSNPFCSAPPHSEHPPPLLPLSSDTPSCANDEISGHPGRIQGVRPQTPKKQCHKDIRAVQKPSRQNLFPIRRQRDIRSMVQVSQSKHPKVVCGAKNKDGLDFKVATENQNTKKDQKSPWNEPDVSAEGNVVEQLADNTTAESDMDTGRDLALEHGDESVSSLKGWVIGPLFRNLKSKISSFTEIVWSPVKLFRPNSPPLSMEYSEEPAECQLQDNGPSDVELSNIFQPVGQSEVENQEADVNQQRVSDDAKNRTRCFSKKLLFDLDLPTDNSEQIDECTVTRTEKISPESVPSEDSPKPSIFSNNVSQCVGSSLLLQPSVILSISQESNVKMSSTGAKQGRPAVRLKPPPRKATGNRSEPKKVMSKPRMKKEESAPQVRDEQLSQRNSNKSNPSHTDKTQPLSASAFHTHLGADNLQPDDEKKIKNIKSDSIVGQILWNNSNARRTLKSSLDTEQLENQTIPESYLAASLGRSKRGIKGSLNSQESGRRKKLRIDGCKEDVVNPPSDSGTLRGLRPQTGEETLKPLKNRHHVTTKTNRKGKLRQEMLPTVNEAVLNALTECSPDAVMLCSVDKSGGASENSQKGSGTKTKPFGSGKRLKTRTGFCKPDVNIDSMDLETTVAITSSGQTQQEPLSEVIVHPGEKQLQSTSKSRATNKKPLKRKSPVQVSLMTEIDSTFSSNSLVKSIELTSPTFDKSQPVQREENLKTELNQLSKRSKKGFKGAVKSKVTTQSTDNNLYLITKECQSKEGKGKNSIDPVYFDMTPFESDQHPAPLPSQTNLKCCVQLNNEVKHLMVEMVNSTAPFVFVADEPVPTDIEASNNSRLRSSARKSNTTAKPRKVEKQRRRCRVLHGRTHKGEEIRESITMEDADLAPHSSKNPSNRLLRSYSCPEIPSVHPQDAPWISSLHSPHHNRTPTPQQHQSLHTPFVPHAQKFIRRARRHTVCSVEVEREIAPLCLRKEVYPLRRSLPHDGFTQHLSPRVTLSPSTPLSALAFRFLSSPLAFLSNRVDGRAAAASPSTSSHVFSPISPSSLTSSVSSSTWHHSGILPSSDSHSPSNSSSSGKIVECETEMRQSEEEEDAEDTSSSSQEYEDIALKEEKALSDSEIKVVQKQEERGKVSSIRIRKTLPKTLNNLTPMGLPKAIRLKKKEFSLEEIYTNKNFSKPPESRLETIFEVPLNRRNGSESWFSQRRVKRFLEFLEVGEARKPKKPLVGVGKVGTSSSRTRRGGVTKDVPPLSAQDVDSLLCAKLDQLSLWLICDQKDS; encoded by the exons ATGTTGACTCACTCCTCTGACTTACTCCCTCAGATAGTTTGTCCAATGGATGAAGATGCTATTCCCTCAAACCCTTTCTGTAGTGCACCTCCCCACAGTGAACATCCACCACCTCTCCTCCCCCTTTCCTCCGACACTCCCAG CTGTGCAAATGATGAAATATCAGGACATCCTGGTCGTATTCAAGGGGTCAGACCTCAAACACCTAAAAAACAGTGCCACAAGGACATCAGAGCAGTTCAGAAACCATCCAGACAGAATCTGTTCCCCATCAGGAGACAAAGAGACATTAGAAGCatg GTGCAAGTGTCGCAGTCCAAGCACCCTAAAGTTGTATGTGGGGCAAAAAACAAG gATGGATTGGATTTTAAGGTTGCAACGGAGAACCAGAATAC GAAAAAAGACCAGAAAAGCCCCTGGAATGAGCCCGATGTCTCTGCTGAAGGAAATGTAGTTGAGCAATTGGCTGACAATACTACTGCTGAATCGGACATGGATACAGGCAGGGATTTGGCACTGGAACACGGTGATGAAAGTGTATCTTCCTTAAAAGGATGGGTGATAGGCCCATTATTTCGGAATTTAAAGTCAAAGATAAGCAGTTTCACAGAGATTGTCTGGAGTCCTGTTAAACTCTTCAGACCCAACAGTCCTCCACTGTCAATGGAGTACTCGGAGGAACCAGCTGAATGTCAGCTGCAGGACAATGGACCATCTGATGTTGAGCTGAGCAATATATTTCAGCCAGTAGGACAAAGTGAAGTTGAGAATCAAGAGGCTGACGTGAATCAGCAGAGGGTTAGTGATGATGCAAAAAACAGGACTCGATGTTTCTCAAAAAAATTACTGTTTGACCTGGATTTGCCAACAGACAACTCTGAACAGATTGATGAATGTACAGTAACTCGGACAGAAAAGATTTCCCCTGAATCTGTGCCTTCTGAAGACAGTCCCAAACCCTCAATTTTCTCTAACAATGTGTCACAATGTGTTGGGTCTTCTTTACTGTTACAGCCCTCTGTCATTTTGAGTATCTCACAGGAGTCCAATGTGAAGATGTCCAGTACAGGGGCGAAGCAAGGCAGACCGGCTGTCAGGCTGAAACCACCACCTAGAAAGGCTACAGGAAATAGATCAGAACCAAAAAAGGTTATGTCTAAGCCTCGCATGAAGAAAGAAGAGTCTGCCCCACAGGTCCGTGACGAGCAGCTTTCTCAAAGGAACTCAAACAAATCCAACCCAAGCCATACAGACAAAACTCAGCCGTTATCTGCTTCAGCCTTTCACACTCACCTCGGTGCAGACAATCTTCAGCCTGATGATGAGAAGAAAATCAAGAACATTAAAAGTGACAGCATAGTTGGACAAATCCTATGGAACAATTCAAATGCCAGAAGGACACTGAAGTCCTCTTTGGACACAGAACAGCTAGAAAATCAGACAATTCCTGAGTCTTATTTGGCTGCAAGTCTTGGAAGATCAAAGAGGGGGATTAAAGGGTCTTTGAATTCTCAAGAGTcggggaggaggaaaaaactTAGGATAGATGGATGTAAAGAAGATGTAGTAAACCCACCTTCAGATAGTGGCACGCTGAGAGGTCTTAGACCACAGACAGGGGAAGAAACACTGAAACCTCTGAAAAATAGACATCACGTTACAACAAAAACTAATAGAAAAGGAAAGTTAAGACAAGAAATGCTCCCTACAGTAAATGAAGCTGTGTTAAATGCACTGACTGAATGTTCCCCTGATGCAGTGATGCTTTGCTCTGTGGATAAAAGCGGTGGTGCATCAGAGAACAGTCAAAAGGGCAGCGGCACAAAGACAAAGCCTTTTGGTTCAGGCAAGAGACTTAAAACAAGGACAGGTTTTTGCAAACCTGATGTAAACATTGACAGTATGGATCTGGAAACCACAGTGGCAATCACCTCTTCTGGACAAACCCAGCAGGAGCCTTTGTCAGAAGTTATTGTTCATCCTGGTGAAAAGCAGCTCCAGAGCACAAGCAAGAGCAGGGCTACAAACAAGAAACCACTGAAACGAAAATCGCCTGTCCAAGTGAGTTTGATGACAGAAATAGACAGCACTTTCTCTTCTAACTCATTAGTGAAGTCAATAGAATTAACATCGCCTACTTTTGATAAATCTCAACCTGTTCAAAGAGAAGAGAACTTGAAAACGGAGCTCAACCAGTTGTCCAAGAGATCCAAAAAGGGTTTCAAAGGAGCTGTTAAATCCAAAGTGACAACACAATCTACTGATAATAACCTATATTTAATAACCAAAGAATGCCAGTCTAAAGAAGGAAAAGGCAAAAATTCAATAGACCCTGTGTATTTTGATATGACACCTTTTGAAAGTGATCAGCATCCTGCTCCTTTACCCTCCCAAACTAACTTAAAGTGTTGTGTACAGTTAAATAATGAAGTTAAACACTTAATGGTTGAGATGGTAAACAGCACTGCGCCCTTTGTTTTTGTGGCAGATGAGCCAGTTCCTACTGACATTGAAGCCAGTAATAACAGCAGGTTGAGGTCCAGTGCAAGAAAAAGTAATACTACTGCTAAGCCCaggaaagtggaaaaacaaaggagaagatGTAGAGTGTTGCATGGTAGGACACATAAAGGTGAAGAAATTAGAGAGTCGATCACTATGGAGGATGCAGATCTGGCTCCTCACTCTTCAAAAAACCCTTCCAATCGTCTGTTGCGCAGCTACTCATGCCCAGAGATCCCATCCGTCCATCCCCAGGACGCACCCTGGATTTCATCTTTGCATTCTCCACATCACAACAGGACTCCCACGCCACAGCAGCACCAGTCCCTTCACACTCCTTTTGTCCCTCATGCCCAAAAGTTCATTCGGCGGGCTCGTCGTCACACGGTCTGCAGTGTGGAAGTAGAACGAGAGATTGCTCCTCTGTGTCTTCGTAAGGAGGTGTATCCATTGAGAAGATCTCTCCCACATGATGGCTTCACACAGCACTTGTCCCCTCGTGTCACACTTTCTCCCAGCACTCCCCTGTCAGCTCTGGCTTTCCGTTTCCTTTCGAGCCCCCTGGCCTTTCTTTCCAATAGAGTCGATGGCAGAGCAGCTGCTGCCAGCCCCAGCACTTCCAGTCATGTTTTTTCTCCCATCTCTCCCTCATCTTTGACATCCTCAGTGAGCTCCTCCACATGGCACCATTCAGGAATCCTCCCAAGTAGTGACTCTCATTCTCCCTCGAATTCTAGTTCAAG tggaaaaattGTGGAGTGTGAGACTGAGATGAGGcaaagtgaggaggaggaggatgctgaaGACACAAGCTCATCCAGTCAGGAGTATGAAGACATTGCATTGAAAGAGGAAAAGGCTCTATCTGACTCTGAAATCAAG GTGGTGCAAAAGCAAGAGGAGCGAGGGAAGGTGTCGTCCATTAGAATTCGGAAAACTTTACCTAAAACTCTAAATAACCTGACACCCATGGGCCTGCCCAAAGCCATCAG GCTGAAAAAGAAGGAGTTTAGTCTGGAAGAAATCTACACCAATAAGAATTTCAGCAAACCTCCTGAAAG CCGACTGGAGACCATATTCGAGGTGCCTCTCAATCGTCGAAATGGTTCAGAGTCCTGGTTCAGCCAGAGACGTGTCAAAAGATTTCTGGAGTTCCTGGAGGTTGGCGAGGCCAGGAAACCAAAGAAGCCACTTGTGGGTGTCGGAAAGGTGGGTACCTCGTCTTCAAGGACAAGGCGAGGGGGCGTGACTAAAGACGTACCGCCCCTCAGCGCGCAGGACGTGGACTCACTGCTGTGTGCCAAGCTTGATCAGCTGAGTTTGTGGTTGATATGTGATCAGAAAGACAGCTGA
- the prr14 gene encoding uncharacterized protein prr14 isoform X2, protein MDEDAIPSNPFCSAPPHSEHPPPLLPLSSDTPSCANDEISGHPGRIQGVRPQTPKKQCHKDIRAVQKPSRQNLFPIRRQRDIRSMVQVSQSKHPKVVCGAKNKDGLDFKVATENQNTKKDQKSPWNEPDVSAEGNVVEQLADNTTAESDMDTGRDLALEHGDESVSSLKGWVIGPLFRNLKSKISSFTEIVWSPVKLFRPNSPPLSMEYSEEPAECQLQDNGPSDVELSNIFQPVGQSEVENQEADVNQQRVSDDAKNRTRCFSKKLLFDLDLPTDNSEQIDECTVTRTEKISPESVPSEDSPKPSIFSNNVSQCVGSSLLLQPSVILSISQESNVKMSSTGAKQGRPAVRLKPPPRKATGNRSEPKKVMSKPRMKKEESAPQVRDEQLSQRNSNKSNPSHTDKTQPLSASAFHTHLGADNLQPDDEKKIKNIKSDSIVGQILWNNSNARRTLKSSLDTEQLENQTIPESYLAASLGRSKRGIKGSLNSQESGRRKKLRIDGCKEDVVNPPSDSGTLRGLRPQTGEETLKPLKNRHHVTTKTNRKGKLRQEMLPTVNEAVLNALTECSPDAVMLCSVDKSGGASENSQKGSGTKTKPFGSGKRLKTRTGFCKPDVNIDSMDLETTVAITSSGQTQQEPLSEVIVHPGEKQLQSTSKSRATNKKPLKRKSPVQVSLMTEIDSTFSSNSLVKSIELTSPTFDKSQPVQREENLKTELNQLSKRSKKGFKGAVKSKVTTQSTDNNLYLITKECQSKEGKGKNSIDPVYFDMTPFESDQHPAPLPSQTNLKCCVQLNNEVKHLMVEMVNSTAPFVFVADEPVPTDIEASNNSRLRSSARKSNTTAKPRKVEKQRRRCRVLHGRTHKGEEIRESITMEDADLAPHSSKNPSNRLLRSYSCPEIPSVHPQDAPWISSLHSPHHNRTPTPQQHQSLHTPFVPHAQKFIRRARRHTVCSVEVEREIAPLCLRKEVYPLRRSLPHDGFTQHLSPRVTLSPSTPLSALAFRFLSSPLAFLSNRVDGRAAAASPSTSSHVFSPISPSSLTSSVSSSTWHHSGILPSSDSHSPSNSSSSGKIVECETEMRQSEEEEDAEDTSSSSQEYEDIALKEEKALSDSEIKVVQKQEERGKVSSIRIRKTLPKTLNNLTPMGLPKAIRLKKKEFSLEEIYTNKNFSKPPESRLETIFEVPLNRRNGSESWFSQRRVKRFLEFLEVGEARKPKKPLVGVGKVGTSSSRTRRGGVTKDVPPLSAQDVDSLLCAKLDQLSLWLICDQKDS, encoded by the exons ATGGATGAAGATGCTATTCCCTCAAACCCTTTCTGTAGTGCACCTCCCCACAGTGAACATCCACCACCTCTCCTCCCCCTTTCCTCCGACACTCCCAG CTGTGCAAATGATGAAATATCAGGACATCCTGGTCGTATTCAAGGGGTCAGACCTCAAACACCTAAAAAACAGTGCCACAAGGACATCAGAGCAGTTCAGAAACCATCCAGACAGAATCTGTTCCCCATCAGGAGACAAAGAGACATTAGAAGCatg GTGCAAGTGTCGCAGTCCAAGCACCCTAAAGTTGTATGTGGGGCAAAAAACAAG gATGGATTGGATTTTAAGGTTGCAACGGAGAACCAGAATAC GAAAAAAGACCAGAAAAGCCCCTGGAATGAGCCCGATGTCTCTGCTGAAGGAAATGTAGTTGAGCAATTGGCTGACAATACTACTGCTGAATCGGACATGGATACAGGCAGGGATTTGGCACTGGAACACGGTGATGAAAGTGTATCTTCCTTAAAAGGATGGGTGATAGGCCCATTATTTCGGAATTTAAAGTCAAAGATAAGCAGTTTCACAGAGATTGTCTGGAGTCCTGTTAAACTCTTCAGACCCAACAGTCCTCCACTGTCAATGGAGTACTCGGAGGAACCAGCTGAATGTCAGCTGCAGGACAATGGACCATCTGATGTTGAGCTGAGCAATATATTTCAGCCAGTAGGACAAAGTGAAGTTGAGAATCAAGAGGCTGACGTGAATCAGCAGAGGGTTAGTGATGATGCAAAAAACAGGACTCGATGTTTCTCAAAAAAATTACTGTTTGACCTGGATTTGCCAACAGACAACTCTGAACAGATTGATGAATGTACAGTAACTCGGACAGAAAAGATTTCCCCTGAATCTGTGCCTTCTGAAGACAGTCCCAAACCCTCAATTTTCTCTAACAATGTGTCACAATGTGTTGGGTCTTCTTTACTGTTACAGCCCTCTGTCATTTTGAGTATCTCACAGGAGTCCAATGTGAAGATGTCCAGTACAGGGGCGAAGCAAGGCAGACCGGCTGTCAGGCTGAAACCACCACCTAGAAAGGCTACAGGAAATAGATCAGAACCAAAAAAGGTTATGTCTAAGCCTCGCATGAAGAAAGAAGAGTCTGCCCCACAGGTCCGTGACGAGCAGCTTTCTCAAAGGAACTCAAACAAATCCAACCCAAGCCATACAGACAAAACTCAGCCGTTATCTGCTTCAGCCTTTCACACTCACCTCGGTGCAGACAATCTTCAGCCTGATGATGAGAAGAAAATCAAGAACATTAAAAGTGACAGCATAGTTGGACAAATCCTATGGAACAATTCAAATGCCAGAAGGACACTGAAGTCCTCTTTGGACACAGAACAGCTAGAAAATCAGACAATTCCTGAGTCTTATTTGGCTGCAAGTCTTGGAAGATCAAAGAGGGGGATTAAAGGGTCTTTGAATTCTCAAGAGTcggggaggaggaaaaaactTAGGATAGATGGATGTAAAGAAGATGTAGTAAACCCACCTTCAGATAGTGGCACGCTGAGAGGTCTTAGACCACAGACAGGGGAAGAAACACTGAAACCTCTGAAAAATAGACATCACGTTACAACAAAAACTAATAGAAAAGGAAAGTTAAGACAAGAAATGCTCCCTACAGTAAATGAAGCTGTGTTAAATGCACTGACTGAATGTTCCCCTGATGCAGTGATGCTTTGCTCTGTGGATAAAAGCGGTGGTGCATCAGAGAACAGTCAAAAGGGCAGCGGCACAAAGACAAAGCCTTTTGGTTCAGGCAAGAGACTTAAAACAAGGACAGGTTTTTGCAAACCTGATGTAAACATTGACAGTATGGATCTGGAAACCACAGTGGCAATCACCTCTTCTGGACAAACCCAGCAGGAGCCTTTGTCAGAAGTTATTGTTCATCCTGGTGAAAAGCAGCTCCAGAGCACAAGCAAGAGCAGGGCTACAAACAAGAAACCACTGAAACGAAAATCGCCTGTCCAAGTGAGTTTGATGACAGAAATAGACAGCACTTTCTCTTCTAACTCATTAGTGAAGTCAATAGAATTAACATCGCCTACTTTTGATAAATCTCAACCTGTTCAAAGAGAAGAGAACTTGAAAACGGAGCTCAACCAGTTGTCCAAGAGATCCAAAAAGGGTTTCAAAGGAGCTGTTAAATCCAAAGTGACAACACAATCTACTGATAATAACCTATATTTAATAACCAAAGAATGCCAGTCTAAAGAAGGAAAAGGCAAAAATTCAATAGACCCTGTGTATTTTGATATGACACCTTTTGAAAGTGATCAGCATCCTGCTCCTTTACCCTCCCAAACTAACTTAAAGTGTTGTGTACAGTTAAATAATGAAGTTAAACACTTAATGGTTGAGATGGTAAACAGCACTGCGCCCTTTGTTTTTGTGGCAGATGAGCCAGTTCCTACTGACATTGAAGCCAGTAATAACAGCAGGTTGAGGTCCAGTGCAAGAAAAAGTAATACTACTGCTAAGCCCaggaaagtggaaaaacaaaggagaagatGTAGAGTGTTGCATGGTAGGACACATAAAGGTGAAGAAATTAGAGAGTCGATCACTATGGAGGATGCAGATCTGGCTCCTCACTCTTCAAAAAACCCTTCCAATCGTCTGTTGCGCAGCTACTCATGCCCAGAGATCCCATCCGTCCATCCCCAGGACGCACCCTGGATTTCATCTTTGCATTCTCCACATCACAACAGGACTCCCACGCCACAGCAGCACCAGTCCCTTCACACTCCTTTTGTCCCTCATGCCCAAAAGTTCATTCGGCGGGCTCGTCGTCACACGGTCTGCAGTGTGGAAGTAGAACGAGAGATTGCTCCTCTGTGTCTTCGTAAGGAGGTGTATCCATTGAGAAGATCTCTCCCACATGATGGCTTCACACAGCACTTGTCCCCTCGTGTCACACTTTCTCCCAGCACTCCCCTGTCAGCTCTGGCTTTCCGTTTCCTTTCGAGCCCCCTGGCCTTTCTTTCCAATAGAGTCGATGGCAGAGCAGCTGCTGCCAGCCCCAGCACTTCCAGTCATGTTTTTTCTCCCATCTCTCCCTCATCTTTGACATCCTCAGTGAGCTCCTCCACATGGCACCATTCAGGAATCCTCCCAAGTAGTGACTCTCATTCTCCCTCGAATTCTAGTTCAAG tggaaaaattGTGGAGTGTGAGACTGAGATGAGGcaaagtgaggaggaggaggatgctgaaGACACAAGCTCATCCAGTCAGGAGTATGAAGACATTGCATTGAAAGAGGAAAAGGCTCTATCTGACTCTGAAATCAAG GTGGTGCAAAAGCAAGAGGAGCGAGGGAAGGTGTCGTCCATTAGAATTCGGAAAACTTTACCTAAAACTCTAAATAACCTGACACCCATGGGCCTGCCCAAAGCCATCAG GCTGAAAAAGAAGGAGTTTAGTCTGGAAGAAATCTACACCAATAAGAATTTCAGCAAACCTCCTGAAAG CCGACTGGAGACCATATTCGAGGTGCCTCTCAATCGTCGAAATGGTTCAGAGTCCTGGTTCAGCCAGAGACGTGTCAAAAGATTTCTGGAGTTCCTGGAGGTTGGCGAGGCCAGGAAACCAAAGAAGCCACTTGTGGGTGTCGGAAAGGTGGGTACCTCGTCTTCAAGGACAAGGCGAGGGGGCGTGACTAAAGACGTACCGCCCCTCAGCGCGCAGGACGTGGACTCACTGCTGTGTGCCAAGCTTGATCAGCTGAGTTTGTGGTTGATATGTGATCAGAAAGACAGCTGA